A window from Coregonus clupeaformis isolate EN_2021a unplaced genomic scaffold, ASM2061545v1 scaf0041, whole genome shotgun sequence encodes these proteins:
- the LOC121552454 gene encoding protein FAM177A1 isoform X1, whose amino-acid sequence MAEISLYLTNVNVSLGQTMDVEKSPSSGKDFESVQLGDLEKGEQKEQKAPRRIIHFSSGETMEEYSTDEEEEEGEDKEPEKDLLSPPVNAVRTKLTWGPYFWFHMWRAATSTVSACDYLGERMASLFGITSAKYQYAIDEYYRMRKEKEEEDEDNRLSEEAEQYFDENQDEEIHGPMTDQLEGTTTIPHTTVTYQVEKEPKATPTPTAIRVPAIVTTTT is encoded by the exons ATGGCCGAAATATCTCTTTATCTCACCAACGTGAATGTGTCTTTGGGCCAAACGATGGACGTAGAGAAG AGCCCCAGCTCAGGGAAGGACTTTGAGAGTGTGCAgctgggagacctggagaagggGGAACAGAAAGAACAAAAAGCCCCACGAAGGATCATCCATTTCTCTAGCGGAGAAACCATGGAAGAGTACAGTacagacgaggaggaggaggagggggaggacaaGGAACCAGAGAAGGACCTACTGTCCCCCCCTGTCAATGCGgtgagg accAAGCTGACCTGGGGCCCGTACTTTTGGTTCCATATGTGGAGAGCAGCTACCTCCACTGTTTCAG CTTGTGACTACCTCGGGGAGAGGATGGCCTCGCTCTTTGGAATCACGTCGGCCAAATACCAGTACGCCATCGACGAGTATTACAGGATGAGGAAAGAG aaggaggaggaagatgaggacaaCCGGTTATCAGAGGAGGCGGAGCAATACTTTGACGAGAATCAGGACGAGGAGATCCATGGACCAATGACGGATCAGCTAGAGGGAACCACTACCATCCCCCACACCACAGTCACCTATCAGGTTGAGAAAGAGCCCAAGGCCACACCCACGCCTACTGCCATCAGGGTCCCAGCCATTGTCACAACAACAACCTAA
- the LOC121552454 gene encoding protein FAM177A1 isoform X2 → MAEISLYLTNVNVSLGQTMDVEKSPSSGKDFESVQLGDLEKGEQKEQKAPRRIIHFSSGETMEEYSTDEEEEEGEDKEPEKDLLSPPVNATKLTWGPYFWFHMWRAATSTVSACDYLGERMASLFGITSAKYQYAIDEYYRMRKEKEEEDEDNRLSEEAEQYFDENQDEEIHGPMTDQLEGTTTIPHTTVTYQVEKEPKATPTPTAIRVPAIVTTTT, encoded by the exons ATGGCCGAAATATCTCTTTATCTCACCAACGTGAATGTGTCTTTGGGCCAAACGATGGACGTAGAGAAG AGCCCCAGCTCAGGGAAGGACTTTGAGAGTGTGCAgctgggagacctggagaagggGGAACAGAAAGAACAAAAAGCCCCACGAAGGATCATCCATTTCTCTAGCGGAGAAACCATGGAAGAGTACAGTacagacgaggaggaggaggagggggaggacaaGGAACCAGAGAAGGACCTACTGTCCCCCCCTGTCAATGCG accAAGCTGACCTGGGGCCCGTACTTTTGGTTCCATATGTGGAGAGCAGCTACCTCCACTGTTTCAG CTTGTGACTACCTCGGGGAGAGGATGGCCTCGCTCTTTGGAATCACGTCGGCCAAATACCAGTACGCCATCGACGAGTATTACAGGATGAGGAAAGAG aaggaggaggaagatgaggacaaCCGGTTATCAGAGGAGGCGGAGCAATACTTTGACGAGAATCAGGACGAGGAGATCCATGGACCAATGACGGATCAGCTAGAGGGAACCACTACCATCCCCCACACCACAGTCACCTATCAGGTTGAGAAAGAGCCCAAGGCCACACCCACGCCTACTGCCATCAGGGTCCCAGCCATTGTCACAACAACAACCTAA